The Euphorbia lathyris chromosome 4, ddEupLath1.1, whole genome shotgun sequence genomic interval CCATCACTGACTTCATTTTCAGTCTTTACTTTTGTAATCTCGCATGCAACTGCATACGTATGTAAGCAGTTATCCTCAAAATAAAGAGTACTAGGAATTGTTAAGACTAGAAAACCTAAGGAAAATGGTACAAAGTTGATCTCTAACAATAAAGGTAGCAATTAAGATTTAGGATGTCTCTGTATGGGCTTCCCAATTTAAAAATAAACCCTAGTCACTAATTCAGCGAAATCAGGGTGAGCAAATGCTAAGTCCTATATAAGCTCTGAAATGTATACCGCACAACTTGCCCATTTTGTGGATGGCTACTCAATGATTTCCTTTATAAGGATCATAGATAAACCAAATCAGGAGCAAAGCATATCAAAATCTCACCTTTTTGTTCTCTCATGATGCAAGGTTTGGTTATTGAAACACCCATGATTCCAACAAAAGAAACCCTATCTATCCCTATCCCTTCCATAAAAACATGGAAAATAGAAAAGATAATTGAGATCTTACCAGGTGCAGTCTCTGGATTTTGCCGATGTGTTAAAGAGACACTTTCATCTTCTAACTTGATCTGAAGCAGCATATTTTCTTCAGTAAGGCCAGATTTTTTGCAGACATAGTTGTATTGAGACTTCAGCCTTTTGTATGCATCAATATGAGACCTTGTCTTCTCCTTTAATGACAGTAACTGAGAGTCTTTCAGCTGAATTTTCTGAAGTAACTTCTCATACGAATCCTTCCCTGCCATCTTACTACTCCTACTGAGATTTCCTTGTAGCTCATAAACCTTCTTCCCATAACCATTTGATTTCTGCAGAAGCATTTTTCTCTTATTCACATCAATCTGTTGAAGCAGTTGTGCATGCACCAACTTTACCTCTTCATGTTCCTCCGTCTTCTTCCTAAGCTTCTTTTGGAGTTCACAAACATTGTATTCCAAATCTTCCGATTTTCCTAGAAGTTCCTTCTTCTCATTTTCATGCTGAGCCACTGATTCTCCACTCTTTGTTAATGCCAACATTAGGGACTCTACTCTTTTGTACAAGTCTTGGGTCAACTCTTCTTTATTAGCTACCTCTTCACTCTTCTTCCTAATCTCCGCTCCGAGCTCTTCGATTTTTTGCTCTAATTTCTTCACTTGAGCAAgcattttatttgttttctctTCATACTCGTTAAGCTGCTTTGTTTTATCCACTATCATATAAGAATTAGATTGAACCAGTTGGAGTAGTCTATTATGCAACTCCAATCCTTCATCAACTTCCTTGGACTTGCTCCTAACCTCAACTTCCAGCTTGTCAATTTTTTCTTGTTGATTTATTTCTCTAATAAGTAGAGGTTTAATCTTCTCATCCAGATCTACCAAAGCCTTTTCCTTTTCAAGCTTCAAACAACGGTTTTCTTCAAGGGTTTCTTGATTTTGAAGTTGAAGTTTTTCAATCTGAAGAAGGAGAtctttctccttctctttcCATGAATCCTCAGCTTCCTTTTTCATTTCCAAGTAAATTTTCTGCAAGCTTTTAGATTTTGCTTGGAAATTTGAGTAAAGCTGAGTGCAAAATATATACTCTATCTGAGAAATCCTGTCCTTGGCTTCCTGAATTGTTGCAACAAGTATAGTACTAAGCTTAGAGACATACTTCACATCGTCAGTTTCGTCTGGATAACCTAGTTTAGGTGAAAATTCAGGTTTCCCTTCCACCTGTGGgaagtaaatatattaaaaagccAAGCAAGACGTATGAACACATCACATATTTCATTTAGTCTGGAATAAAGGATCAACAAGTATTAGCACATTTAAATCTTCAATTGGGAAAACAATTTACAACCGAACTGATTCTAATTAAGACTGGGATTACGAATTTATAATTAGATTGTGGAATAAGGAATTCAAGCTAATGGAGGTGAAATGAACAGTAAAGAGTGAAGCATCTGAGATCATTCACAAGCAGCACACTCATTTTCAATAACGAACAAAAGTGACATTAAAAATTTGCAGATTTCAGAGAAATTTTATGAACATTGTTTTAGGCATTGTTTTATTAGACTAAGAATTTCCTACAGACAAATAAAAACCGAAGGAGTAAAACAGCACAAATCTCAGCAACTTCAtgcatttgaaaaaaaaaacaatcaaatCAGAGTGAGGAAATCAAACCAAATTTCATTTACATTGAGGACTAAACAGGTAAAAACTAATTGATATTACAAATTCTGGAGAAAGATAGATACCATTTGATAGTGATGGAAAAGCACTGAACTATGATGAAATTCAACCTGTCCGGTCCAGGTGACACGAGACGGAATAATCGCCGGAATGAAGTCAACAATTGGGTACGGAAATTGGGAAGGGAGCGGTGAGCAAACCTTGATGAATTGAGGAAATGGAAGAAAAATGATAGAGAAATAGCTTTTAGGGCTTCCAGTaagaatataaattaatttaggCAGAAAGCGGGAATTGAAGCCGCGAAATTACCAACGATGTCCTTTTACATGAGATTATGTCGTTTTTAGATAATAAACTAAGCTTTGGTGCTATTTGATAAGAAGTGAAATTTAGGCTCTTGTTTGTGTTCCGCAAAATTTTATGCTAGGAAAATATtgtatagaaaaataaaatatttttttatgtttagcAACAATActagaaaatattttccaaccactgAATAtagattttttgtatttttttattttcaattgtatatataaaaacaaaaaagagaTTTACATGTATTAAGCACCAAAAACACATATAAACTGTAAGGTGTCATTTGGTTCACGGAATGAAATTGAATAGAATAGAATTGCTATTCTAAAGAAATAGAATAGTaaagaatggaatagaaattccTTATGAATAACTATTCttatgtttggttggtggaataagatagaatagaatatataatttttcattcaaaagacAACATTATCCTCAAATCTATTACTATAAATTGTATGTTTTCTTGTGGTATtaacgttattgtgttttttttgtattttttcgtgttttcacgtttagtttttcggtttttctcttttttcttttttcttttttttttgcgttttttaatttttacattttgttactttttcgtgttattcacgtttttttcatgtttttcgtattttttatgttttcgtgttttttacgttttcgttttttgttttttcatgtttatcgcgtttttcaTGTATtatcacgtttttgtgttttagcatttttcacgttttcgtgttttttcgtatttttcaggtttttatatatttcacgttttcgtgtctTCCTTGAACCGGGATCAATCAAATTTTGACTCATGATGGAGCAACCTATTTAATTGGTGTGTTCCGATGGCTGCTATTCTTGACTTCActcttttatttcatttttgttcttttatttttttacttttgtagACTAAAGTGGAAGCTCAGGTAAGGATTTGAGAACTCCAAGACTTGTACAAACAAAATTTCTTGAGGCATCTAAACAAAGCAAGAAGGTCTGATTTATAATCAGAATACTAGAGccaaaccttgtggttacacttgTTTTCGatcaacacccatgtggtttaaaagtttgcaaaatggtaccttgaggttcattccgttagcaaacacaagcCAATTTGagtaacggtgttaaaagtcaaagggaaaatagttaatttgatccttataattatttatattataaattaactcccttaattatctaattctcataaaaaaaaacctaaaactaaaaataaaaattcaaatttaccatctctcatctctttcttttcaaTCTCTCTCCTTCAATCTCACTTTAAATTTAAGCTTAAGTAAAAAGATAAAAACTGAAGTGGCCGGATTCCTATTCTCACGAAATTCACATCACCACTTCCGCCAGCTTTTGCTTCCTCCTAATCAACGCAAATTGGTGTTCCATTTGCTCAGAAATATCAACTTCTGAGTGCTGACTCTAGGACTCTGCTCTATCGAAAGCAAAATCCATATGTGTTCACCTTATCAAAGAAAACCAATTTAAAATTAGAAAACACAAACAACTTTTTGGATCATTCAGATTACACTACAACTGGTGTTCCTCCCATGTTTTACCAGTTCCAGATTTATACTACCATCCTTCTTCTACTGCTCATAATAATGATTCTCAGCTTTCAGGATATCTTCAATGGCTAGAAGAAGAAAAGCTCAAACTAAATCGAAAtgttggagaagaagaagccaaTGCCAATGCCATGAATGAAATAAAAAGCTCAAACTAGCTGATATGTTCATAGCTACCTGCCATGAAAAGTTTAGGTTGGAAAACAATAATCTTATAGGAGATTTCAGGACATGATGGCCAGAAGTATGTGATTTCAATATTATTATCTTCTTTCTGTTTCAATCAAGGTTTGCTCGAGTGGTTTGGAGTTAGATAACTCTGCAAGTAAGATTTAATA includes:
- the LOC136226909 gene encoding protein gamma response 1 translates to MVEGKPEFSPKLGYPDETDDVKYVSKLSTILVATIQEAKDRISQIEYIFCTQLYSNFQAKSKSLQKIYLEMKKEAEDSWKEKEKDLLLQIEKLQLQNQETLEENRCLKLEKEKALVDLDEKIKPLLIREINQQEKIDKLEVEVRSKSKEVDEGLELHNRLLQLVQSNSYMIVDKTKQLNEYEEKTNKMLAQVKKLEQKIEELGAEIRKKSEEVANKEELTQDLYKRVESLMLALTKSGESVAQHENEKKELLGKSEDLEYNVCELQKKLRKKTEEHEEVKLVHAQLLQQIDVNKRKMLLQKSNGYGKKVYELQGNLSRSSKMAGKDSYEKLLQKIQLKDSQLLSLKEKTRSHIDAYKRLKSQYNYVCKKSGLTEENMLLQIKLEDESVSLTHRQNPETAPVACEITKVKTENEVSDGLEDDQVVKSIPMSSFLSPSSNHIASKCLPTAKSAPVIGAKRPASRWVDTRSRRCKDGPDPHDDFLDTPLENLKVTVNKAMNEKVHNPVPDQKDVHPEGSDEETQDNSVAGPENQQMLLPMAGQKEFKYVEPVRKKTERENLKGVECKQCKKFYDAVHSNEGNDVDDAKQNFRCEHHDGVSRHRYKYVPPMTPEGFWNIGFESEM